The following nucleotide sequence is from bacterium.
ATAAATGACAAACTCTCGAACTTACCAGCAGGTTCATGCCATCGGTCGCGCAAAGCTTGTAGCAGCACAGGCACCGCCTGACGGTCGCCATTTTGACCTAATAGGATCGCTGCCGTATATCGCGCTTCCTTATTCTCAACATGCAACGCAGCGTAAGGGTCCAACTCGATATATTGCTCGATAGCCTCATACCATTGAGCATCTTTCGTTGGCCGTTCAATAATCAGTCGAAGTCCCTCTATATCTTTGGCTTGGATAAGTTCGCTGATATTTGGCGCGCGGCCTATTATCTTTACGCTAAGCGCAACCAACCCAACCGGCACGGCGCTTAATAAAATTACGCTCAAAGCAAGCACAAACGGTGGATGCCATCGGTTTCTCAGCATGAAATACAGACCACTAGTCGCCATCGTTGCGAGGAACCCCATCTGTGCAAAAAGCAGCGGAAGCGCGCTTATTTGACCACTTGAAAACCCCATACAGAAGACACTGCCGATTAGAAAGAAGAACCCCGCAGCGATACTGCTGTGGATGACGGCATATCGCCGGGCATTCTCTCGTCCAAAACATGCGAAAGCAGCTAGCGCCAATATCAACGCCCAAGCCCCAACAAAGACCCAACCCATCGGGTTCAATATCCGAACAGGCTCGAGCTTTATTTGGTCGAGGGGGAGTAAATAGACTTCATAAGGCTTTAAGCCATGACCGACGAACACAAGGCCAAGGTAAGCGGCAACAACAATCTCAGCCACCAGAGAGGCGATAAGGAAGATGCGTAAACGGTAATTGAAGAAGACAAAATAGGCTAACGACAACCCCGGCAGCGTCAACAACGCCACTTTGCCAATTACAGCCCCCGACCAACTTTGGCCGTAATAAAAC
It contains:
- a CDS encoding HEAT repeat domain-containing protein; the protein is FYYGQSWSGAVIGKVALLTLPGLSLAYFVFFNYRLRIFLIASLVAEIVVAAYLGLVFVGHGLKPYEVYLLPLDQIKLEPVRILNPMGWVFVGAWALILALAAFACFGRENARRYAVIHSSIAAGFFFLIGSVFCMGFSSGQISALPLLFAQMGFLATMATSGLYFMLRNRWHPPFVLALSVILLSAVPVGLVALSVKIIGRAPNISELIQAKDIEGLRLIIERPTKDAQWYEAIEQYIELDPYAALHVENKEARYTAAILLGQNGDRQAVPVLLQALRDRWHEPAGKFESLSFISPAAALGFLGDTRAVPFLKALIFSKEDPKTRIEAVIALGKLDDDRVVILLIQALGDPTVKMAAKEALITYYSKSPAIVKIVQSGLNNVEAMKKLSKVDAPEAGQLLTSASRVNNPLISKTAAQQLWFWNRSFGAKYKAR